The genomic segment gaTTCCAAGAAACAAGACTGTTGAAGAAGAGTCAGACAACGAGTCAAACAAGGCAACAATAATATATCAAACAATCAAAAGAAAGACAGTGTTGAAGAGAAAAGTTATCAACCTTATCAAATGGATCATCTTTTCCGATGCAATAAAATGGGTCATGAAGCTGTAATATCTATTTATGTTGTATAGTTGAGGTAAACAataattctttaataataatagaaaaaaattactactcaatatattacttttttttttctgacaaaaATTGTACATTATTGTATGCCTTTTTTCTGCAAGAGGAAATTATGTTGAGCAACAAGAAGACAGTCTACTTGTTAGAAAAAAGAAGTTTTGCATGGCTTAAAGCAAGTTCTAAGAGTGTggtataacaaaataaattatcatcaGCTGCATTTTGGTTTTCAAAAGAGGCTATCTGAAGTTAAGATTTATGTTAAGTATATGCTGGTGCTGATATCTTACTCATTTGATTACAGAAAAACGACGTAATTTTACTTGAAGATTTTAAGCAAGAAATGAAATGTATTTGAGATAATTGATCTCGATCTTATGACTTATTTCTTGGAGACGGATATCACTCAAAAGAAGAAGACTTTCTTTGTCAAAGAAAGATattcttgaaaaaaattaactttgatgaGTAAAACAATGAACTCCTATGAATAAGGAGAAGTTCACCTGAGTGTTGCAAgtaaagttgacgaagttgatttTAGAAACTTGATTAAGTGTCTAATGTAGTATCTCACATCTATAAGATGTGAAATATTATTTCCAGTAAGTTGTTGTTAGGATTCATGCACTATCTGAGTAAACTTTACTTGAAAGCAACAAAGAAATTTATAGGATAAATCAAGCGTAGTATCCATACGGAGTCAAGGTCTAAAATCTTATTTCGAGTAAGCTACAAAGACAGTTGTAAGATACATCAAGTGTATTTTCAGTTATGGAGACAAGAATTGCAAGTAAGTCTAATAGTAATTGGGAAGGTAGCTTGGaagatatgaaaaataaatgtggTACGGTTTTAGTACAGGTTCAAGTGTCTTTTCTAAGTGTTCAAAGAAGTAAGATGAGTAAGATGTTGTAGCTCAGCAGAAGCAGAATTTCTagttaacaaattttattgatgTTCAAGCAGTGATTTCAACCTCATATAAGCTTCTATTAACACTTTAATAACACTGGTTGGCTATACAACTGAAGACCAAGGTGACTCTCTCCAACCACCTCGTTACAGAGGCTACAAGCCGATACCATGGGAACCTCGCGTTTCCGTCCTTCTTcgttttccttttttcttttgtgaaccTCTCTTAGCTCTTTGTAaccgattttttttttttataatataagatataTCTGGCATTAAAGccttttcttatttaataaacGAGTCGTATATAACTCAGATATTTCACTTTAAAGCAAATTACGTAAGTATTTTGGTACATGACAACCATAACAAATTAGCGAGGACAGAGCAGAGAGTCGAAGGACTTAAAACACAAGCATAATATAAAGGCTCAGTTTATTCATTATTCATAGTAGGAAAAGCCATGTGGAGCTCTACTTATTTGTTAGATGATCCGACACGTTAATTCCACACTCACTATGAGCTCTCTCACTGCTATATTACTAGAAACTTATTCAGTACAGAGTGTCCAAAATTGAAGATAATGGACCCTTTTTTCCCTTGCGATCCTCCTCCCTTTGCTGTTCCTCAGGCTGTGCATCAACAAAGTGGGACCCAGTCTGCTTTTCTATCAACTTCTCAACCTTCTCACCAGGCGCAGGGAAAGCAAGATCCAACACCTCTGTAGGTATCTCACTAATCACATTGTCTTTCTCACCTTCAAATTTTCAATCACGAGTTACCAATCAATTGTAAATAAAACAAGTTCCAAATAAGGATTTAAAACAAACAAGAGCGGTATGTTCAAATTCAAGaagatatttaatatatatacctGCAAGGAAGTTCCTCTGGTTGTTCTCAGCATTGATACCGAAAGCAAAGAAATTTAGATTGGAGGTTGCGTTGATGGCAACTGGATAAGCTGCTGGGATTACAAATACATCGTGTTTTGACACCTTAGCTCTGTACCTCTGCACTTCCAACATTTCCTCTTGCTGCTCTTGCTGCTGCTGTTCTTGTTCTCTTAGACCAACCAGTTCAATGTTTGCTTTTCCCTCATTGATCACCAGTATCACCATGGCCTTAGAATTGTAGTGTGGCAGAAGAAGGCTTCCCTgaagtttttcaaaaacaaccattatttaattatgatcTCAGTACTAAGATCTTATAATTATGACGTTATAGTGAATAATAGAATTCAATTGCTGAGATTGTCCACACGGTTTTTCCTTGTATTTATTACCTCTTTCATATCTACAGAACTGAGGAacacgtccaagtccttaagtTGCGGGTTTTTCTCCGGTGTGATCTCGTACAACTTTCCAAATTTGTTGGAGTAGATGGGTTTTTGGTTTCTCAGGTTGAATGGTTCATCTTCGGAGGAAAGAGATTTCTTTGAACTAGATTTGGCATGTTTGGTCAGTTCCTGAATCTGTTCCCTTTTAAGTTCCACAAACACTCCCTCTTGCTGACTCTCCTCGCCTTGCTGCTGTTGTCCCTCCTCTCCAAAGAGAACCCTGTTTATCTCCTTGATGTCGCTCTATAAAAATCATGCAAATATAGATAAtgatatcattaaaaaaatgtgaaatttagACCAACTAGTAGCTAAATGGCAGCGCAAATATGTGGTTGCTTACATCGAAGGAGGCCTCTAGAATATTCTTGCTGAATCCTTGCAGGTAGGATTGTTGGGCTTCTGTGCTAGATAGGAAAAAGTCCTACAGGCCAAACATTTATCATCACATgtggagaaaaaaaatgcaagttagaataaaaaaaattagtcagAAGGCAGTACTTGAAATCTGTGAGGGTTGTTAACGGGTACGGCGAGTTTGATTATTCTGAGATTCTCGTTGTCGTCAGGGTTAACCAAAAAGAAAATGGTTCCCGCAGGGATTTTCTGGGCATGGCCTTGCTCAAGAATGTAGGAGTCTCTGCCGTCAGGGTTTACCAAGGTGAGTACGGCTGTCCCTGTAATTAACAAATTGATTAGCATCACTGGTGCAGGAGAAGGAAAGTGTGATGATGTTAAGTCAGTAGCGATTAGTTGATTACTTACCATTAAGGACAACTAGGAGGAAATCGGCATCAGCATGGTGAGGAAGAAGGAGGGTGTTGGGTTTGGACTTGAACTCTACAACACGGTAGTTTTCAAGATTCTGCATTTGTTTGGAGCGTTGGTCGAACCTCTGGAGGACCCGAATGCGACCAAGTTCGTTTCTGTATAGAGTGCGGAACCACCTGTCAGAGTTGAAGTAGAAAGGGTTATTTTTTCCACTTAAAACCGACACTTCTTCTCGGCTCTCATGGTGCTCCCGGTGTACGATGCCGAAGGAAACAGAAAGTGATGCCAGGAAAAGAATTCCCAGCAACAGCAGCAGTGGAACCCTTGCTCTCATCATATTGAATATGAGTTGGGTTGGGGTATTAGAGTAGAGTACTCGATGGAATATTGTAGTAGTACTCTTGATGGGTGGTGAATGAAGTGAGGGATGTTAGGGGTATTTATAGGTATTATGTAAGAGAGAAGGTCCTTGGAACATGCATGGAGATTTGGCCATGGGATGACACGCATACATGCAGAGATTGACATGTGTTGAAGTGAAAAATTGAGGTGGCGGAAGAGAATGAATACGTATACATGTGGTTGTGGTAATGATAGAGGTAGGCTCAGTAGTATTGGCTTGTGCGGACTAAGAAACAATAACTGTATTAGGTGTTTGAGTCAAGAAGGTGAGAGGCTTGAAGTGCATGTTGAGTACGTGTCGGTGTGCATGGCATTTTGTCATATATACATGGATGACGCATCTTGATCAGCCAGCAAGGGTGTGATTGAACCGGGGTGCGGTTGCATTTGTCTCTATTTTGAAAGGATActgtgtttcttttttctttttttttcatcaatctcATTTCTTTGGATTTTTTCTTGGCATGCAACCATGGATGAATTTACTGGATTGTGTTACGTGGCTCGTAACTCATGCCGTGAACATCATTCATATATACATCGACGAACGCGAGGACAAGCTAAGCACAATGATTGTTCgctgttaaaaaataattatcatttgtCTTTATATCTTTCCAAATTAAAAGCATAAGTGGAAGTTGTTAATTATTAAAAGCTAGACAGtattaatctaaaatttcacgtatataaacattataattattaattaattattttattgaatgcatattaataattgtttatatttgatacagtaatatttttttcttttagtgtaTGGAAATTAGTGCTCATAGAACTCCCGGTTAATCCAACCTACTGGCCAGGTTtgaagaaaatgatattttggctaattttttaacttgactcatttaaaatataactcaCCAACacatttagtttaatttaattattaattattgtttaagtttaggatttagggtttagggtttaggtacaaaaattattaatattataaatttatttatttattttttgagtttgtttttggattacatattattttttagtattattttgaattatctttggagtttaacattgttttaaagtaaaatttatttaaatttaaattataaaaaaaatgtattttaaaaaaaaattataattaagtgagctacTGACTCAATCTATTTAACCTatcaacccgtggtgagccaggtcaaaatcaaattttttcgACACACTAATAAATGAATCAGGTTGGATTGGTTCACTAAGTAGCCAACCCGAGTCGAACCGGAAGacccatttttatttaaatttatataaaatgattaattaatgacgtcttctaaaaataaaatattgatcaTTTTCCTGCCTACAAAAGTATCAATTTATCAAATTTGGTAATAAATCATTTTTGTAAGAGATATTGATTAACCATTTCTGATAAgctatgttatttaaataatattcttaCAACATACAGAAGAAGATTGTATCTGAACTTGAATTGATTGAATCCAACTTTCCTTCAATATATATAGGTATATATAGGTTTATTATCATTTGATATTTAAATGctttatcaataattataacttttaactttatctcaataaaaaaaattgtttgtaaaAGTATggtgattaaattaaaatttagaacttAGGCAAACTATTCAATCTAACTACTTCTTCTGATTAAATTtccttaatatataatattttcgtACCTTCttaatttctaatatttaaaGGAAACTGTATCAAATGAGTTCTACAGTTTATTTACTAAACTTCGTCCATAAAAGAGAAAGTTTATTTGTAAAGATTTTTTACGTTCAActtaataaaagatatttttgagTATTATAGAAGGGGTATTTAGTtagtttattctttattatgGAGGATATTTATAGACTTTTGTGGGTTTATTAGTacgacaaaaaataatataggcTCAAGACAAgatataattaacaaaatattaacatatataataatcgaattccttttattataattgagattttgtttctattatcataaatatcatattttcttGATTTAGAAGTGTTAATATTAAATATCTCGGATTTCCTATTTATTTAACTGTTTTGAGTTTGATAATAGCAATATATTTtgaaccatatatatatatatatgaatgtgtCAGTGGAAAATGACAAATGCAACATTCATAGGGAGTGATAAAAATCATTCTCTTAGTAAGGAATTTTTGTgagatatttttttgtatttttattaaatagttgatgttcaataaaaaatttaacctagagtatttataatttttaagattaGATTATTCACTTCCTTTTTATGCATTCATAAAtatctcaatttcaatttcaaatcaaaatcaatCCACAAAATTACTCAGATCTTATTCTTAATGATTTTAGGTTTATGATAATTCATCAAGTTCTAATTCCTTGAATAATCAACAAGTAACCATACATTaagttcaaaaattttaacattaCTAATGAATCATGTTCTATCACTAGATAGAATCTCCATTAGGTATTCAACTTTAATTCTAAGTTTAAAGACATTTTTCAACACTTCAAGAACCAACAATCAAGTCATGAGATCAAACcacaacaaatattaataatagaaataaaatactaacattaaaataaaaaaacatatgtttTAACATTGCAaaatacacacaaaaaaattagtttactaCATTTAATCTCAACTATAAGTTTAGCTCATGACGAAGAAcctaaaattacaaattaaaaatataaggaagaaattgaaaatcaaaCAGAAATTCACGCTCTTTCCTAAGGTTCTAAGCCGTTGTTTCACTTCCTCTTTTGCATCAATACATCCAATTCATAGATTTTGTCCATCGATCAAACTTTAAAGCGACATAATACCATAGATGAAAATCGAAGATCCAAGGGCGAAGAGAAATTAGTGAAATTTTGGAAGGAAGAGAAGGAGTGAAATCCTcgtaaaaaatatgaataaatactCTATCTTGACAATTCAACAGTACAACCACTCGACACCAGTTAAAACGTGAAACAGTAGTATCTGTGAATGTCGCTTCGGCCACCACATGGGCACTGTTCAGTGTGAAATTCCCTTACAACACTTTGTTATCTATGTTTGTAGCATTGAGTTTGATTTTGGTGATATCCAGCGTAAGTATTtgctttaaattttaatctttttgttgTCAAATAACACTTTCTTAAAATCCAACTTGTTTTCATCAccttatctatttattttatatattaaaagagatattaaaggtaaaataagcctaaaacaattataatatataaaatataaaaataagataaatttgagaataaaataaagtaagaaCTAGAAAGAGTTGACTAACCACACCAATGTAAAAATCAACATTATGAGAATATAGTCTTAGTTGATTTTCTTTACGAGGatgaatttaaattaagtaaatagATTTGtgtggatttgaaaataaa from the Vigna angularis cultivar LongXiaoDou No.4 chromosome 3, ASM1680809v1, whole genome shotgun sequence genome contains:
- the LOC108324764 gene encoding beta-conglycinin beta subunit 1 gives rise to the protein MMRARVPLLLLLGILFLASLSVSFGIVHREHHESREEVSVLSGKNNPFYFNSDRWFRTLYRNELGRIRVLQRFDQRSKQMQNLENYRVVEFKSKPNTLLLPHHADADFLLVVLNGTAVLTLVNPDGRDSYILEQGHAQKIPAGTIFFLVNPDDNENLRIIKLAVPVNNPHRFQDFFLSSTEAQQSYLQGFSKNILEASFDSDIKEINRVLFGEEGQQQQGEESQQEGVFVELKREQIQELTKHAKSSSKKSLSSEDEPFNLRNQKPIYSNKFGKLYEITPEKNPQLKDLDVFLSSVDMKEGSLLLPHYNSKAMVILVINEGKANIELVGLREQEQQQQEQQEEMLEVQRYRAKVSKHDVFVIPAAYPVAINATSNLNFFAFGINAENNQRNFLAGEKDNVISEIPTEVLDLAFPAPGEKVEKLIEKQTGSHFVDAQPEEQQREEDRKGKKGPLSSILDTLY